Proteins from a genomic interval of Pantoea deleyi:
- the uraH gene encoding hydroxyisourate hydrolase yields MSTITTHILDTALGKPACGVAISLEQNSPEGWFPVAEGVTDNDGRLKDLTPEPLSPGHYRLTAEIGDYFAVAGRDALYVSAQIDFVIAEAGSHFHLPFLISPWSWSTYRGS; encoded by the coding sequence ATGAGCACCATCACTACCCACATTCTGGACACGGCGCTGGGCAAACCCGCCTGTGGCGTTGCGATCTCCCTGGAGCAGAACAGCCCCGAGGGGTGGTTTCCGGTTGCGGAGGGGGTGACCGACAACGACGGGCGGCTGAAAGATCTGACGCCTGAACCGCTGTCGCCGGGTCACTACCGGTTAACCGCAGAAATCGGCGACTATTTCGCCGTCGCCGGTCGGGATGCGCTCTACGTCAGCGCGCAGATCGATTTCGTGATTGCCGAAGCGGGCAGCCATTTCCACCTGCCGTTTCTGATCTCGCCCTGGTCCTGGTCGACCTATCGCGGCAGCTGA
- the hpxK gene encoding allantoate amidohydrolase — protein sequence MMMSASEARVAAERVMARCDALAAISETAEGLTRVYLSPEHLRANACVGEWMQAAGMRVWQDAVGNICGRYEAADAGAPALLLGSHLDTVRNAGRYDGMLGVLSAIETVQWLHEHQCRLPLAIEVIGFGDEEGTRFGITLLGSRGITGSWPQSWITHPDGNGITVSQAMADVGLDSSQIAAAARRVEDIVGYLELHIEQGPCLEQADLALGVVTAINGARRLNCRFTGEAGHAGTVPMTHRKDALAAAAEWMVFIEQATREQDPQLVATVGTLNCAPGAVNVIPGEVSLSLDVRGPQDTPLETLLSSLLTQAEAIALRRGLRFASNEYYRIGATACDSALQQALSHSVETVQGRTLSLPSGAGHDAIAIAERWPVGMLFVRNHRGISHHPAESVAVDDVAPALQAYLQAVLLIAGRSGTWN from the coding sequence ATGATGATGAGCGCCAGCGAAGCCCGGGTCGCTGCAGAGCGCGTCATGGCGCGCTGCGATGCGCTGGCGGCGATCAGCGAAACGGCAGAGGGGCTGACCCGCGTCTACCTCTCCCCCGAGCATCTGCGCGCCAACGCCTGCGTCGGCGAGTGGATGCAGGCGGCGGGCATGCGGGTCTGGCAGGATGCGGTCGGCAATATCTGTGGTCGCTACGAAGCGGCTGACGCGGGCGCGCCGGCGCTGCTGCTGGGCTCGCATCTCGACACCGTGCGCAACGCGGGACGGTATGACGGGATGCTGGGCGTGCTCAGCGCCATCGAAACCGTACAGTGGCTGCATGAACATCAGTGCCGCCTGCCGCTGGCGATTGAGGTGATCGGCTTCGGTGACGAAGAGGGCACGCGCTTCGGTATCACGCTGCTGGGCAGTCGCGGCATTACCGGCAGCTGGCCGCAGAGCTGGATCACGCATCCGGACGGCAACGGCATCACGGTGTCGCAGGCGATGGCCGATGTCGGTCTCGACAGCAGTCAGATTGCCGCCGCCGCGCGGCGGGTTGAGGATATCGTCGGCTATCTTGAACTGCATATCGAACAGGGGCCCTGCCTGGAGCAGGCGGACCTGGCGCTGGGCGTCGTCACGGCGATCAACGGTGCGCGCCGCCTTAACTGCCGGTTTACCGGGGAGGCAGGGCATGCGGGCACGGTGCCCATGACCCATCGCAAAGATGCGCTGGCTGCCGCCGCAGAGTGGATGGTCTTTATTGAGCAGGCTACCCGTGAGCAGGATCCGCAACTGGTGGCGACCGTCGGCACCCTGAACTGCGCGCCGGGCGCGGTGAACGTGATCCCTGGCGAAGTGTCGCTGTCGCTGGATGTGCGCGGCCCGCAGGATACGCCGCTGGAGACACTGCTCTCCAGCCTGTTAACCCAGGCGGAGGCGATTGCGCTACGGCGCGGGCTGCGTTTTGCGTCGAACGAATATTACCGCATCGGGGCCACAGCCTGCGACTCCGCGCTGCAACAGGCGCTGAGTCACTCGGTGGAAACGGTGCAGGGGCGTACGCTTTCGCTGCCGAGCGGGGCCGGACACGACGCCATCGCTATCGCCGAACGCTGGCCGGTTGGGATGTTATTTGTGCGTAACCATCGCGGCATCAGTCACCATCCGGCGGAGTCGGTGGCGGTGGACGATGTGGCACCTGCACTGCAGGCTTACCTGCAGGCGGTCTTGCTGATTGCCGGACGGAGCGGAACATGGAATTAG
- the mtnA gene encoding S-methyl-5-thioribose-1-phosphate isomerase, translating into MQTLKTTSLQVRDNQLWILDQQALPQQKNWLPAHSVPQLVEHIHALRVRGAPLIGLSASLLLALLAGQGEGRAELAQALETLRAARPTAVNLMNNLDRMKVALAQPDFASALAEEAWRLVQEDKQLCDAIAEAGCTQVKPGSQLLTHCNTGGLATAGVGTALGVIARAHQQGRVKNVWVDETRPLLQGGRLTAWELGELEVPYTLITDSMAASLMARGEVDAVWVGADRIAANGDVANKIGTYSLAVLAHYHQIPFYVAAPHTTLDRHCPDGAAIPIEQRAASEVTGVAGSFGSVQWAPETAKVFNPAFDVTPAALISGWILDTGVVTPGQVQNGLFQPQ; encoded by the coding sequence ATGCAGACACTTAAAACTACCAGTTTACAGGTTCGTGACAATCAGCTCTGGATCCTCGACCAGCAGGCGCTGCCGCAGCAGAAAAACTGGCTGCCCGCGCATAGCGTGCCGCAGTTGGTTGAGCATATTCATGCGTTGCGGGTGCGAGGTGCGCCGCTGATCGGCCTTTCCGCCTCGCTGCTGCTGGCGCTGCTGGCCGGTCAGGGAGAGGGACGGGCTGAGCTGGCGCAGGCGCTGGAGACCCTGCGCGCCGCCCGCCCGACTGCGGTCAATCTGATGAACAATCTGGATCGGATGAAAGTGGCGCTGGCGCAGCCGGACTTTGCCTCCGCGCTGGCGGAGGAAGCCTGGCGGCTGGTGCAGGAAGATAAGCAGTTGTGTGATGCCATCGCGGAGGCGGGCTGCACGCAGGTCAAACCCGGCAGTCAGCTCCTCACCCACTGTAATACCGGCGGCCTGGCCACGGCGGGTGTCGGCACCGCGCTGGGCGTCATCGCCCGGGCGCATCAGCAGGGTCGGGTGAAAAATGTCTGGGTGGATGAGACCCGCCCGCTGCTTCAGGGGGGACGCTTAACGGCCTGGGAGCTGGGTGAGCTGGAGGTGCCTTACACCCTGATTACCGACTCCATGGCCGCCAGCCTGATGGCGCGCGGCGAGGTGGATGCGGTCTGGGTCGGCGCGGACCGCATTGCTGCCAACGGCGATGTGGCGAACAAAATCGGCACCTACAGCCTGGCGGTGCTGGCCCACTATCATCAGATCCCGTTTTACGTCGCGGCTCCGCATACCACGCTGGATCGCCACTGTCCTGATGGCGCCGCGATTCCGATCGAGCAGCGTGCCGCCAGCGAAGTCACAGGCGTTGCGGGCAGCTTTGGCAGCGTTCAGTGGGCGCCGGAGACGGCGAAGGTCTTTAATCCGGCGTTCGATGTCACGCCTGCCGCCCTGATCAGCGGCTGGATACTGGACACCGGCGTGGTGACGCCCGGGCAGGTGCAGAACGGCCTCTTTCAGCCCCAATAA
- a CDS encoding amidohydrolase, translating to MSALKITLLQETLSWMDGEANLRHFDAQLAGLTGRDLIILPEMFTTGFAMEAAKSSLPEAQVIAWLHQHARRTDALIGGSAAIQTDNGAVNRFLLVAPDGTVHQYDKRHLFRMADEHHHYLPGEQRQVFAWRGWRILPQICYDLRFPVFSRNRNDYDLALYVANWPAPRAQHWQALLLARAIENQAYVAGCNRVGSDGNQHHYSGDSQIISPQGEILSAAEPHQRARLDADLSLETLNAYRERFPAWQDADRFSL from the coding sequence ATGTCAGCTTTAAAAATCACGCTATTGCAGGAGACGCTGAGCTGGATGGATGGCGAGGCCAATCTGCGCCATTTTGACGCGCAGCTGGCTGGCCTCACCGGCCGCGATCTGATTATCCTGCCGGAAATGTTTACCACCGGTTTTGCGATGGAGGCCGCGAAAAGCTCACTGCCCGAGGCGCAGGTAATTGCGTGGCTGCATCAGCATGCCCGGCGTACCGATGCCCTGATTGGCGGCAGCGCGGCGATCCAGACCGACAACGGCGCGGTAAACCGTTTCCTGCTGGTCGCCCCCGACGGTACGGTGCATCAGTATGATAAGCGCCACCTGTTCCGGATGGCGGATGAGCATCATCACTATCTGCCCGGCGAACAGCGCCAGGTGTTTGCGTGGCGCGGCTGGCGTATCCTGCCGCAGATCTGCTATGACCTCCGCTTCCCGGTCTTCTCACGCAACCGCAACGATTACGATCTGGCGCTCTACGTCGCCAACTGGCCAGCGCCGCGTGCGCAGCACTGGCAGGCGCTGCTGTTAGCGCGGGCCATTGAAAATCAGGCTTATGTGGCAGGCTGCAACCGCGTCGGCAGCGACGGCAATCAGCATCACTACAGCGGCGACAGCCAGATTATCTCTCCGCAGGGCGAGATCCTCAGCGCGGCCGAGCCGCATCAGCGCGCCCGGCTGGATGCCGACCTGTCGCTGGAGACGCTCAACGCCTACCGCGAGCGCTTCCCGGCCTGGCAGGATGCGGATCGCTTTTCGCTGTAG
- a CDS encoding pyridoxal phosphate-dependent aminotransferase — translation MTQHNLIPESKLPLLGTTIFSQMSALAQQHNAINLSQGFPDFSGPDYLQQRLAFHVSQGANQYAPMTGVLPLREAIAEKTARLYDYRPDAETEVTVTAGATEALYAAITALVRPGDEVICFDPSYDSYAPAVALSGGIMKRIALQPPAFRVDWAAFAELLSDKTRLVILNTPHNPSATVWQQQDFAALWQAIADRPVYVLSDEVYEHICFDEAGHASVLAHPGLRQRAVAVSSFGKTFHMTGWKVGYCIAPAAISAELRKVHQYLTFSVNTPAQLAIADMLREHPEHYYELPAFYRDRRDRLATALTASRFKVLPCQGTYFLLVDYSALSDLDDVSFCQWLTREVGVAAIPLSVFCADPFPHKLIRLCFAKQPATLDAAAERLCQL, via the coding sequence ATGACGCAGCACAACCTGATCCCCGAGAGTAAGCTTCCATTACTCGGCACCACGATTTTCAGCCAGATGAGTGCACTGGCTCAGCAGCACAACGCCATCAACCTCTCGCAGGGCTTTCCTGATTTCAGCGGTCCCGACTATCTGCAGCAGCGGCTGGCGTTTCACGTCAGCCAGGGCGCGAACCAGTATGCGCCGATGACCGGTGTGCTGCCGCTGCGTGAGGCGATTGCTGAGAAAACCGCGCGGCTTTATGACTACCGGCCCGATGCTGAAACCGAGGTGACGGTGACGGCGGGTGCCACCGAGGCGCTCTATGCGGCGATTACCGCACTGGTGCGGCCGGGCGATGAGGTGATCTGCTTTGATCCCAGCTACGACAGCTATGCGCCTGCGGTGGCGCTGTCGGGCGGCATCATGAAACGCATTGCGCTGCAGCCGCCCGCTTTCCGCGTCGACTGGGCGGCCTTTGCTGAGTTGCTGAGTGACAAAACCCGGCTGGTGATCCTGAACACGCCGCACAATCCGTCGGCCACCGTCTGGCAGCAGCAGGATTTCGCCGCGCTCTGGCAGGCGATTGCCGACCGGCCAGTCTATGTGCTGAGCGACGAGGTCTATGAGCATATCTGCTTCGATGAGGCGGGCCACGCCAGCGTGCTGGCCCATCCTGGGCTGCGTCAGCGGGCCGTCGCGGTCTCCTCATTTGGCAAGACCTTTCATATGACCGGCTGGAAAGTGGGTTACTGCATTGCGCCTGCGGCGATCAGCGCTGAGCTGCGCAAGGTGCATCAGTATCTGACCTTCTCGGTCAATACCCCGGCGCAGCTGGCAATTGCGGATATGCTGCGTGAACATCCGGAACATTATTATGAGTTGCCAGCGTTTTATCGCGACCGCCGCGACCGGCTGGCAACGGCGCTGACCGCCAGCCGCTTTAAAGTTTTACCCTGCCAGGGCACCTATTTCCTGCTGGTGGATTACAGCGCCCTCTCCGACCTGGATGATGTGAGCTTCTGCCAGTGGCTGACCCGCGAAGTGGGCGTCGCGGCGATCCCGCTCTCGGTGTTCTGCGCCGATCCTTTTCCTCATAAACTGATTCGCCTCTGTTTTGCCAAACAGCCGGCGACCTTAGATGCTGCCGCGGAGCGCTTATGTCAGCTTTAA
- a CDS encoding 1,2-dihydroxy-3-keto-5-methylthiopentene dioxygenase, which yields MSALTIFTDRDAAQPVWHSTDAEAIRDRLNTRGVRFERWEADRNLGDNPDAETVIRAYQHAIDRLVAEKGYQSWDVISMRADNPQKTVLREKFLNEHTHGEDEVRFFVEGAGLFCLHLDGEILQILCEKNDLISVPAGTPHWFDMGSSPHFTAIRIFDNQEGWVANFTGDKIADAYPRLA from the coding sequence ATGAGTGCACTGACTATTTTTACCGATCGTGATGCCGCACAGCCGGTGTGGCATAGCACCGATGCAGAGGCGATCCGCGATCGCCTGAACACCCGAGGCGTCCGTTTTGAACGCTGGGAAGCGGATCGCAACCTGGGTGATAACCCGGACGCCGAAACCGTTATCCGGGCTTATCAGCACGCCATCGATCGGCTGGTGGCGGAGAAGGGCTATCAGAGCTGGGATGTCATCAGCATGCGCGCCGACAATCCGCAGAAAACCGTGCTGCGCGAGAAGTTTCTCAACGAGCATACGCACGGCGAAGATGAGGTGCGCTTCTTTGTCGAGGGTGCCGGACTCTTCTGTCTGCATCTGGATGGCGAGATCCTGCAGATCCTCTGCGAAAAGAACGATCTGATTTCGGTGCCGGCGGGCACGCCTCACTGGTTTGACATGGGGTCGTCACCGCACTTCACCGCGATCCGTATTTTCGATAATCAGGAAGGCTGGGTGGCGAACTTCACCGGCGATAAGATCGCGGATGCCTATCCGCGTCTGGCGTAA
- the mtnC gene encoding acireductone synthase yields MIHAIVTDIEGTTSDIRFVHNILFPFARQHLPAFVRDHADQPEVAAALQSVRDEAGQPEAGLAAVMTILLDFMDQDRKSTGLKALQGMIWRDGYLNGSFTGHLYPDVVPALRGWKAQGIELYVYSSGSVAAQKLLFGYSDEGDITGLFSGYFDTHVGAKREVAAYRAIAAEIGQPAEQLLFLSDIHQELDAAAEAGWQTRQLLRGEADPESRHRQVTDFSQINPESI; encoded by the coding sequence ATGATTCACGCGATTGTCACCGATATTGAAGGCACCACCAGCGATATCCGCTTTGTACACAACATCCTGTTTCCCTTTGCGCGTCAGCATCTGCCCGCGTTCGTGCGCGACCATGCCGATCAGCCTGAGGTTGCCGCGGCGCTGCAGTCGGTGCGTGACGAGGCCGGTCAGCCAGAGGCCGGCCTGGCGGCGGTGATGACGATCCTGCTGGATTTCATGGATCAGGATCGCAAATCCACCGGCCTGAAAGCTCTGCAGGGCATGATCTGGCGCGACGGCTATCTCAACGGCAGTTTCACCGGCCATCTCTATCCTGATGTTGTGCCTGCGCTGCGCGGCTGGAAGGCGCAGGGCATTGAACTCTATGTATATTCCTCCGGCTCGGTGGCGGCGCAGAAATTGTTATTTGGCTACAGCGACGAAGGTGATATTACTGGCCTGTTCAGCGGCTACTTTGACACGCACGTCGGGGCCAAACGTGAGGTCGCCGCCTATCGGGCGATTGCTGCTGAGATCGGCCAGCCAGCGGAGCAGCTGCTGTTTCTTTCCGACATTCATCAGGAGCTGGATGCGGCCGCGGAGGCGGGCTGGCAGACGCGGCAACTCCTGCGTGGTGAGGCAGATCCTGAGAGCCGCCACCGGCAGGTCACCGATTTTTCCCAGATTAACCCGGAGTCGATTTAG
- a CDS encoding methylthioribulose 1-phosphate dehydratase: MSQTLPLDQLVAACHWIGAKGWAPATGGNMSVRRDAHVCLLSESGKDKGTLTRDDFIEVDIATSQSLSGRKPSAETGLHTMIYRLFPEAGAVLHTHTVNSTVLSRVEQGAALLLHGYEMQKSLSGQQTHLDTVAIPVFDNSQDIAALASEIEDYAARFSLRYGFLLRGHGLTCWGRDVSEARRHLEGLEFLFECERQRRLLERA, encoded by the coding sequence ATGTCGCAGACTCTTCCGTTAGATCAGCTGGTCGCTGCCTGTCACTGGATTGGGGCGAAAGGCTGGGCGCCGGCCACCGGCGGAAATATGTCCGTGCGTCGCGATGCGCATGTCTGCCTGCTGAGCGAATCGGGCAAAGACAAAGGCACGCTGACGCGGGATGATTTCATCGAGGTCGATATCGCCACCAGCCAGTCACTGTCGGGCCGTAAGCCGTCGGCAGAAACCGGGCTGCACACGATGATCTATCGCCTCTTTCCCGAAGCGGGCGCGGTGCTGCACACCCACACGGTCAATTCGACCGTGCTGTCGCGGGTAGAGCAGGGGGCGGCGCTGCTGCTGCACGGCTATGAGATGCAAAAATCGCTAAGCGGACAGCAGACCCATCTGGATACCGTGGCGATCCCGGTGTTCGACAACAGTCAGGATATCGCGGCGCTGGCGTCGGAAATTGAGGATTACGCCGCCCGGTTTTCGCTGCGCTATGGCTTCCTGCTGCGCGGCCACGGCTTAACCTGCTGGGGCCGGGACGTCAGCGAAGCACGCCGTCATCTGGAAGGTCTGGAGTTTTTATTTGAATGCGAACGTCAACGTCGCCTGCTGGAGAGAGCATGA
- the mtnK gene encoding S-methyl-5-thioribose kinase, whose protein sequence is MSQYHTFTAADAVDYARQFGGVDNPAALSRAEEIGDGNLNLVFKIYDDQGISRVVVKQALPYVRCVGESWPLTLDRARLEAQTLVEHYKHCPQHTVQITHYDADLAVMVMEDLSSHRIWRGELVKGVYYPEAARQLGVYLADTLFHTSDFILHPHQKKAEVARFINPEMCEITEDLFFNDPYTQHERNSYPAALEPLVASLRDDAALRIAVGGLKHRFFAHAEALLHGDIHSGSIFVADGSLKAIDAEFGYFGPIGFDVGTAIGNLLINYCGLPGLLAPREAADAREQRLSDIHTLWSTFASRFLALAEAKTRDQALAWPGYAAAFLRKVWADTIGYCGTELIRRTVGMSHVADMKLIADPAMRTDCIRNAINLGRTLILAADHVEDADALIARIRQAG, encoded by the coding sequence ATGTCGCAATACCATACCTTTACTGCTGCTGATGCTGTGGACTATGCCCGGCAATTTGGCGGTGTGGACAATCCTGCTGCACTGAGCCGGGCAGAAGAGATTGGTGATGGCAACCTCAACCTGGTGTTTAAGATCTATGACGACCAGGGCATCAGCCGGGTGGTGGTCAAGCAGGCGCTGCCCTATGTGCGCTGCGTGGGCGAGTCGTGGCCGCTGACGCTGGACAGGGCGCGGCTGGAAGCGCAGACGCTGGTCGAGCACTACAAACATTGTCCGCAGCACACGGTGCAGATTACCCATTACGATGCGGACCTGGCGGTGATGGTGATGGAGGATCTCTCCAGCCATCGCATCTGGCGCGGCGAGCTGGTGAAGGGGGTTTACTACCCGGAAGCGGCCCGGCAGTTAGGCGTCTATCTGGCCGACACCCTGTTCCATACCTCCGATTTCATCCTGCATCCGCACCAGAAAAAAGCGGAAGTGGCGCGTTTCATCAATCCGGAAATGTGTGAAATCACCGAGGATCTCTTTTTTAACGATCCCTACACCCAGCATGAGCGCAACAGCTATCCCGCCGCGCTGGAACCGCTGGTCGCCAGCCTGCGCGATGACGCCGCGCTGCGCATTGCGGTAGGCGGCCTGAAACATCGCTTCTTCGCCCACGCCGAAGCGCTGCTGCACGGGGATATCCACAGCGGCTCGATCTTCGTGGCAGATGGCAGCCTTAAGGCGATCGATGCGGAATTTGGCTATTTTGGCCCCATCGGTTTTGACGTCGGTACCGCTATCGGGAATCTGCTGATTAACTACTGCGGCCTGCCGGGACTGCTGGCGCCGCGCGAAGCGGCCGATGCACGCGAACAGCGCCTCAGCGATATACATACGCTCTGGTCGACCTTTGCCTCACGCTTCCTGGCGCTGGCGGAAGCGAAAACCCGCGATCAGGCGCTGGCCTGGCCGGGCTACGCGGCGGCGTTTCTGCGCAAAGTGTGGGCCGATACCATTGGCTACTGCGGAACCGAACTGATTCGCCGCACGGTGGGGATGTCCCACGTTGCAGATATGAAGCTGATTGCCGATCCGGCAATGCGCACCGACTGCATCCGCAATGCGATCAACCTGGGCCGCACGCTGATACTGGCGGCCGACCACGTTGAAGATGCGGATGCGCTGATTGCCCGCATCCGTCAGGCGGGATAA
- the uraD gene encoding 2-oxo-4-hydroxy-4-carboxy-5-ureidoimidazoline decarboxylase, translating to MELAVFNQLAADEARATIRHCVAIPRWQEALVAARPFYSREALLAVADTLARQWQQPELQAALTAHPRIGERAEGTDKEATLSRGEQSAMQQAGHALQQAMQQGNQAYEARFGRVFLIRAKGRSGEEMLAALQRRLQNSEADEQQETLDQLREITLLRLKETIR from the coding sequence ATGGAATTAGCCGTATTTAACCAGCTCGCCGCCGACGAGGCCCGGGCCACCATCCGGCACTGTGTGGCGATCCCCCGCTGGCAGGAGGCGCTGGTGGCCGCCCGGCCTTTTTACAGCAGAGAGGCGCTGCTGGCAGTGGCCGATACGCTGGCCCGTCAGTGGCAGCAGCCTGAGTTACAGGCCGCGCTCACGGCCCATCCCCGCATCGGCGAGCGCGCAGAGGGCACGGATAAAGAGGCGACCCTGTCGCGTGGCGAGCAGTCCGCGATGCAGCAGGCCGGTCACGCCCTGCAGCAGGCGATGCAGCAAGGTAATCAGGCGTATGAAGCGCGTTTTGGCCGGGTATTTCTGATCCGCGCGAAAGGGCGCAGTGGCGAAGAGATGCTGGCGGCGCTGCAGCGCCGGTTGCAGAATAGCGAGGCTGACGAACAGCAGGAGACGCTGGATCAGCTGCGTGAAATCACCCTGTTACGCCTGAAGGAGACAATCCGATGA
- a CDS encoding amino acid ABC transporter ATP-binding protein codes for MPLITINQVQKYYGDNHVLKGVDLDIDMGEVISIIGRSGSGKSTLLRCMNGLEGYQEGSIKLGGMTITDRDSQAREISRSVGMVFQNFNLFPHMTALENVMLAPRRVLKKSDAECRALATQMLEKVGLGERLNYYPGSLSGGQQQRVAIARALAMTPKVLLCDEITSALDPELVGEVLKVLEQLAAEGMTLILVTHEMNFARDVGDRVVFMHQGRVWEQGDSKTLFAQPQSPELKQFISSVRL; via the coding sequence ATGCCGCTCATCACCATTAATCAGGTGCAAAAATATTACGGCGACAACCATGTGTTGAAAGGCGTGGATCTGGATATCGACATGGGCGAGGTGATCTCGATCATCGGTCGCAGCGGATCGGGCAAAAGTACGCTGCTGCGCTGCATGAACGGGCTGGAGGGTTACCAGGAGGGCAGCATCAAGCTCGGCGGGATGACCATTACCGATCGCGACTCGCAGGCGCGTGAAATCAGCCGCTCGGTCGGGATGGTGTTTCAGAACTTCAACCTGTTCCCGCACATGACGGCGCTGGAGAACGTGATGCTGGCACCACGCCGGGTGCTGAAAAAGAGTGACGCCGAATGCCGGGCGCTGGCGACGCAGATGCTGGAAAAAGTCGGGCTGGGCGAACGGCTTAACTACTATCCGGGCAGCCTCTCCGGCGGTCAGCAGCAGCGGGTGGCGATCGCCCGGGCGCTGGCGATGACGCCAAAAGTTTTACTCTGTGATGAGATCACCTCCGCGCTCGATCCCGAACTGGTGGGCGAAGTCCTCAAGGTACTGGAGCAGCTGGCGGCAGAGGGGATGACGCTGATCCTCGTCACCCATGAAATGAACTTCGCCCGCGACGTGGGCGATCGTGTGGTCTTTATGCATCAGGGGCGCGTCTGGGAACAGGGCGACAGCAAAACGCTGTTCGCTCAGCCGCAGTCGCCGGAGCTGAAGCAGTTTATCTCTTCGGTGCGTCTCTGA
- a CDS encoding pyridoxal-phosphate-dependent aminotransferase family protein, translating to MDMTKFPQLNPPQRLLMGPGPINADPRVLRAMSSQLLGQYDPAMTHYMNEVMALYRGVFRTENRWTLLIDGTSRAGIESILLSAIRPGDRVLVPVFGRFGHLLCEIARRCRAEVHTIEVPWGEVFTPDQVEEAIKKVRPRLLLTVQGDTSTTMLQPLEQLGAICKRYGVLFYTDATASLAGNPLETDAWGLDAVSAGMQKCLGGPSGTSPITLSAEMEAVIRKRKCVEQGIRTEAHQDGEEEMIYSNYFDLGMIMDYWGPERLNHHTEATSALFGARECARLILQEGLDNGIARHKLHGDAMLKGIQGMGLETFGDLKHKMNNVLGVMIPSGVNGDQVRKLMLEDFGIEIGTSFGPLHGRVWRIGTMGYNARKDCVMQTLSALETVLTHVGYRTPQGAGAQAAWDHYGSHA from the coding sequence ATGGATATGACTAAATTCCCGCAACTGAATCCGCCACAGCGTCTGCTGATGGGGCCGGGACCGATCAACGCCGATCCCCGCGTGCTGCGCGCCATGTCGAGTCAGCTGCTGGGGCAGTACGATCCGGCCATGACCCACTACATGAACGAAGTGATGGCGCTCTATCGCGGCGTGTTCCGCACGGAGAACCGCTGGACGCTGCTGATCGATGGCACGTCCCGCGCCGGTATCGAGTCGATTCTGCTCTCCGCTATCCGGCCGGGTGACAGAGTGCTGGTGCCGGTATTTGGCCGCTTCGGTCATCTGCTGTGCGAAATCGCCCGTCGCTGCCGCGCCGAGGTGCACACCATCGAAGTGCCGTGGGGCGAGGTCTTCACGCCCGACCAGGTAGAAGAGGCGATCAAAAAAGTACGGCCGCGTCTGCTGCTCACGGTGCAGGGCGACACCTCCACAACCATGCTACAGCCGCTGGAGCAGCTGGGAGCGATCTGCAAACGCTATGGCGTGCTGTTCTACACCGATGCTACCGCGTCGCTGGCGGGTAACCCGCTGGAAACGGACGCCTGGGGGCTGGATGCGGTGTCGGCAGGGATGCAGAAGTGTCTGGGCGGGCCATCGGGCACCTCGCCGATCACCCTGAGCGCAGAGATGGAAGCGGTGATCCGCAAACGCAAATGCGTCGAGCAGGGGATCCGCACCGAGGCGCATCAGGATGGCGAAGAGGAGATGATCTACTCCAACTATTTCGATCTCGGCATGATCATGGATTACTGGGGGCCGGAGCGGCTTAACCACCATACCGAAGCGACCAGCGCCCTGTTTGGTGCGCGCGAGTGCGCCCGTCTGATCCTGCAGGAGGGGCTGGATAACGGCATCGCCCGTCACAAACTGCACGGCGACGCGATGCTGAAAGGCATTCAGGGAATGGGGCTGGAAACCTTCGGCGACCTGAAACATAAAATGAATAACGTGCTGGGCGTGATGATCCCGTCCGGCGTGAATGGCGACCAGGTACGCAAGCTGATGCTGGAGGATTTCGGCATTGAGATCGGCACCTCGTTTGGCCCGCTGCATGGCAGGGTCTGGCGCATCGGCACCATGGGCTACAACGCACGCAAAGATTGCGTGATGCAGACCCTGTCGGCGCTGGAGACGGTGCTGACCCACGTCGGCTATCGCACGCCGCAGGGTGCGGGCGCGCAGGCTGCGTGGGATCACTACGGGAGTCACGCATGA